The Vibrio penaeicida sequence AACACGAACCAATGAACTAAAACAGAACAGAGAACGCTTTCGAGATTTTGCTAGTAGTGTAGGGGATTGCTTATGGGAAACAGACGTCAATTATCAGCTTACTTATGTCTCAAAGATCGACGCCATAAAAACAGATTTCCATAGCAAGAAGATCCACGAGCTCGTTCAAGGCAATGCCGCACTCAATCATTTAATCTCGGCAATGGATACACGATCACCGATTCGAGACCTTGAATGGTGTTACGACCTTGAAAAAGGCGTTTGGCTAAGTATTAGTGGCGCACCTTTATTCGATCTTGAAGGCGAGTTTTTTGGATATAGAGGCACGATAAAAGACATATCGCAAAGCAAGCAGAGATATTTAGAGTTAAAACGCGCTCGAATGGAGTCAGAAAAAGCTAACATCGCTAAATCTCAGTTTCTAGCAATGATGAGCCATGAAATAAGAACGCCTCTAAATGCCATTTTAGGCCTTATTGATGTCCAACTTTCCAAGTGTTCTGATGAAGATAATGCCGTTGTTTTAAAGATGATGGAATCATCAGCAGAGTTACTGCTTGCCATTATTAGCGACGTATTGGATCTATCTAAAATAGAGTCGGGGAGTTTCGACTTAGATACTAAGAACGTCAAAATACGTGACATTGTCACTAGAAACCTTCAACATTACCAAGAGCTTGCGAATCAAAAATCCCTTTCACTCATGATAAACTTAGGTGATGACTTACCAGAAGAAATTCACACAGACGCAACCAGGCTATCCCAAATCATGTTCAACCTAGTCGGGAATGCCGTGAAGTTCACCGATTCTGGCGAAATAAATGTTGAAGTAACCACTAAAGATAGCCAAGCGTTGGTCATTAAAGTCTCGGACACCGGCATAGGTATGGACGATACTGCAATTGAAAAACTGTTCAAACCATTCGTTCAAGCCGACAGTTCAATCACTCGAAAATTTGGCGGCACAGGTCTTGGCTTGGCCATTTCAAAACAATTAGCTTTGCTTTTGGGCGGCGACATAAAAGTTTCGAGCACACCCAACAAGGGAAGTACGTTTACTGTCACGCTGCCGATCGGTAGCATAAAAACTGATGAGAACATCGATAACAAACACAGTCATAGCAAAGTGCCACAAAAAAATTTGGAAGTAATGGTCGCCGAAGACAGCCCAGCAAACCAAATGGTCATTAAATTGATGCTATCGAATCTAGGGCATAAAGTGCACATCGTACCAAACGGTGTAAAAGCCATAGAGTTTGTTGAAACGAATCAAGAAAAGCTCGACGTTATATTTATGGACATCTCCATGCCAGAAATGGACGGGCTAGCGGCAACCAAAATATTGCGGGAAAAGGGTGTAACGCTTCCAATCATTGCGCTCACAGCTCACGCGATGACGACTGACAAAGACAAATGTCTAGCCGCTGGCATGAACAAATTTGTCGCAAAACCCATCCGAGCTAAAGACATACAAGAAATTTTAAAAGTGTACTCGTAAATTCGTAAAGTCATTAGCTGGATTTAACTCCAGATACTATATGCTTGTATTTGTTAGGCAGAATACTCTTAGGAGATACCAATGAAAGCATTACATATCAGTTACATGGCTTTAGTCTTAACAAGTAGCCATCAAGCCTTAGCAACTAGACGTATCTTTTAATGGAACAGGCTCCATTTCGACAATTAACTGAGTCTCGAAATACGAGCTTATCGTAACGCTAATAATCATGTCTTAATCTTTGATTAAAGTAATGATTATTAGCTATTTTATGGTAAATAGGATTATGGTTAAATAGCTCGAGTTTTGGTGGGTTAGGACAAAGAAATACGTGTAGTTCTTACTTAGATTCACATCTAATTTAACATAATATACATAATACGCACTGAATAAGCTTTTCTTAACATTCCCATTTTTTTTAAATGACGTTCTCATATAAAATCATACGCACTTAGTTACCTATATATTGTTCAACATGATTAAAAGAATCTGGAACTACTTTTTCGATATGGAAGCAAAATCGGAAATACGCTTAAACGGCTCCGTATAAAGTATCTTAGATTCATACGTATAACGTCAGTCGTTCTTTCCATTATAGTGTTGGTCGGCTGCCCATATTTTCTTGTCCAGAGCACAAGCCAGATTCGTTATATTGACGTTAAAACAACTACCGCTCGATATGATGTCAAGGTACAAGAAGGTAAATCCGTCGTCACTATTGAGGATTTGAACTTGATATCAAAAACATCTAGCTCAATGATATTTATGAAGTATTCTGACGTTGAAAACGTCCTCATTCTAAATAAGAACATGATCATATCTATGAAAAAGAATTAAGATGTTAAGGAGATGCTCTCTGTTGTATACCCTTTACTTAAGCTAAAGTAGTTACCCTAAACACTAACTAGTCATCAATGCTAGTAGGTCTCTGATATTTCTGTCTATTTAGGTCCTTCTCAATAAGCTCAAATTCGTTTGAACCTTATCTCATTCCAAATTAATGATTCTTTCTCTCTATATAAACGCATTTCATAATCGTGAGTCAAAACAACTACTCAGGCTAGGTTTATGACAATACTCCAACTAACTCTTCTGGTTTTTTTATTTATTATCGTTTTATCTTTTAAGCTCGCCGCTGGTAAAAACCAAAAAGGCGCTTCTAAATCAACAAATAAGTATCAGTATCAACCTAGAAAGTACCTTACAACAAAAGCAGAACTCTCCTTCTTTCATGCACTTGATAATGCTGTTGGTAGCAAATACCGTGTGTTTAGCAAAGTTCGTATCGCTGATGTCATTTCTCCGAAAAAAGGCTTATATAACAAGAAGGAATGGCGCATTGCTTTTAATCAGATCAGCGCGAAACATTTCGACTACGTGTTGTGTTGCCCAAAGACGCTGGAGATTCTATTTACAGTTGAACTAGACGACGCCTCACATCAAAAAGTGTCTCGCATTAAACGTGATGAACTGGTTGAACATGCTTGCGAAAGTGCTGGTATCAAACTTATACGGATTCCTGTTCAATCAAGTTACAAGCTAGAAGAGATTGCAGAGCTTTTTGATGTGCCCCCTACTCCTCCTGTCACTGCCAACGCTTTACCGGTATAAAACAGAAAAGGTCTAGACACCGTCTAGACCTTACTTTTGAGTGTTAGGTTGCTACCTAAGCTTAACCTTATTCACTAAACACCCTATCTGTTCTATTTAATCATCTAACTGTTCCCAGCCCTTTCGCTTGTAATAATGCCATCAAACTTTTTGGAGTATTGGTATGAAAAGCATAGCATTAGCAACAAGCTTCGTTTCAATGTGGGCAGCTGCGGACACAAAAATTCTGCACTCTGAAGGCTCTTTGATTCAAAGTGGTGACAAAATTTACTCTGTCGGGACC is a genomic window containing:
- a CDS encoding PAS domain-containing hybrid sensor histidine kinase/response regulator, which codes for MNAFDKEQLQEALFELQKSKEKEQKLLDENRAILASLSSMTGASNKHQIFNGLLSVLRKYIKFEDAIVLSRNLGESNFQTLLSTNKVFKDKVWSNDDKFNRAIFGESIIVYQPESLQQFGQFNSILKDQIQSVLLTGVESEASQSVILFIGKQKGQFCINCKAILARLLPLIERAVIDIDYKEKLQTLVATRTNELKQNRERFRDFASSVGDCLWETDVNYQLTYVSKIDAIKTDFHSKKIHELVQGNAALNHLISAMDTRSPIRDLEWCYDLEKGVWLSISGAPLFDLEGEFFGYRGTIKDISQSKQRYLELKRARMESEKANIAKSQFLAMMSHEIRTPLNAILGLIDVQLSKCSDEDNAVVLKMMESSAELLLAIISDVLDLSKIESGSFDLDTKNVKIRDIVTRNLQHYQELANQKSLSLMINLGDDLPEEIHTDATRLSQIMFNLVGNAVKFTDSGEINVEVTTKDSQALVIKVSDTGIGMDDTAIEKLFKPFVQADSSITRKFGGTGLGLAISKQLALLLGGDIKVSSTPNKGSTFTVTLPIGSIKTDENIDNKHSHSKVPQKNLEVMVAEDSPANQMVIKLMLSNLGHKVHIVPNGVKAIEFVETNQEKLDVIFMDISMPEMDGLAATKILREKGVTLPIIALTAHAMTTDKDKCLAAGMNKFVAKPIRAKDIQEILKVYS
- a CDS encoding DUF2726 domain-containing protein, giving the protein MTILQLTLLVFLFIIVLSFKLAAGKNQKGASKSTNKYQYQPRKYLTTKAELSFFHALDNAVGSKYRVFSKVRIADVISPKKGLYNKKEWRIAFNQISAKHFDYVLCCPKTLEILFTVELDDASHQKVSRIKRDELVEHACESAGIKLIRIPVQSSYKLEEIAELFDVPPTPPVTANALPV